A section of the Oreochromis aureus strain Israel breed Guangdong linkage group 22, ZZ_aureus, whole genome shotgun sequence genome encodes:
- the si:dkey-284p5.3 gene encoding skin secretory protein xP2 isoform X2 → MEKPLWTLLCCGAANENGNVAEDSETIPDQTPAEGSDAKPADEPAVTAASADTTAATPPAAEESQDAAGSSPDDTSAAAGDSTAETAASSSEAEAPAPEPEKGEAGATDSEPKTDETPAPSE, encoded by the exons GAGCGGCTAATGAAAATGGGAACGTAGCTGAGGACAGTGAAACTATTCCGGACCAGACACCTGCTGAGGGAAGCGATGccaagcctgcagatgagcctGCCGTGACAGCCGCGTCTGCAGACACCACAGCTGCAACTCCACCAGCAGCAGAAGAGTCTCAGGACGCAGCCGGCAGCTCGCCTGATGAcacttcagcagcagcaggagacagCACCGCTGAGACAGCAGCAAGCTCCTCAGAGGCTGAAGCTCCAGCCCCAGAGCCAG AAAAGGGGGAGGCCGGGGCGACTGACTCAGAGCCCAAAACAGACGAGACACCTG CTCCCAGTGAGTGA